A genome region from Christensenella minuta includes the following:
- a CDS encoding ABC transporter permease: MIKSLVKKREFTIFMIVVVIAVVIAISNSVFLRADNIIDVLKSNSVIGIMALGMLPVLISGGIDVSVSSTIALCAVISGKLLTVSGANLFAVLVVSVAVGAAVGLANGLIISKLKISPIVATLGTMSIVLGAVLYWTNGEWITNLPEDFKNFGTTTVAGIPIQVIIFAALIAITALVLKYTLVGRGVYAIGGSASSAVRVGYNVNKIQTLIYVFTGMTVGLAAVVHTSIVQQVDPNTFTGLEMDVIACVVIGGASTMGGSGSVTGTVLGVLLMAIMKNGLILARIPTYWQDIVVGLIIVVAVSIDVLNRNREQEKLVRVDVEE; this comes from the coding sequence ATGATAAAAAGCTTGGTAAAAAAAAGGGAGTTTACGATTTTTATGATCGTAGTCGTAATTGCGGTCGTAATTGCGATCTCAAACAGCGTCTTCTTACGGGCGGACAACATTATTGATGTGTTGAAAAGCAATTCAGTAATCGGCATTATGGCGCTGGGAATGCTGCCCGTATTGATCTCCGGCGGCATCGATGTATCGGTATCGTCTACGATTGCTTTATGCGCGGTGATCTCAGGAAAGCTGCTTACAGTCAGCGGAGCAAATCTTTTTGCCGTGCTGGTCGTTTCGGTTGCGGTGGGAGCGGCTGTCGGACTCGCGAACGGACTTATTATTTCGAAGTTGAAAATATCCCCGATTGTCGCCACGCTTGGCACAATGTCTATCGTTCTCGGAGCGGTGCTTTATTGGACAAACGGGGAATGGATCACCAATCTGCCGGAGGATTTCAAAAATTTTGGTACGACAACCGTCGCTGGAATCCCGATTCAGGTCATAATTTTTGCCGCACTTATTGCAATCACAGCGCTGGTTTTGAAATATACACTAGTAGGGCGCGGGGTCTATGCTATCGGCGGCAGCGCGTCCTCGGCAGTACGTGTTGGTTACAACGTAAACAAGATACAGACATTAATTTATGTGTTTACAGGTATGACCGTAGGTCTTGCAGCGGTAGTTCATACATCGATCGTGCAGCAGGTGGATCCGAATACATTCACCGGACTGGAAATGGATGTGATCGCCTGTGTGGTAATCGGCGGAGCGAGCACTATGGGCGGATCTGGCTCTGTTACGGGAACCGTACTGGGTGTGCTGCTGATGGCGATTATGAAAAACGGACTTATTCTTGCACGCATTCCCACTTATTGGCAGGACATCGTGGTTGGCCTGATTATCGTGGTCGCAGTTTCTATCGACGTGCTGAACAGAAATCGGGAACAAGAAAAACTCGTCCGCGTAGACGTGGAAGAATAA
- a CDS encoding ABC transporter permease: MKAFKTLKEKYANELTLACIFIAVFIILGILAPDKFLTAYNLGSMMSQMPELGLLSLGMMAAILTGGMNLSICYIASLSGIFAAYVLSSDFAATNVGAGIAAAIGVAMLAAVITGLINGGVIAYIGVAAMLVTLGTMTLFQGIATNITQGGAISGFPEEFMALGGGNVLGIPVPMLIYIGAIIAAYLLLERSAWGSRVYMTGCNETAARFSGVNTKATVLKVYIFSSVMAAIGGLIMISRYNSARVDYGSSYLMMSISAVVLGGTSIMGGHGSVIGTVIAVGIIQIVTTGLNVLGINRYLIDIIIGAILIGVLAIRFLSKKLSDRNLVKARTVKADVQSNTI, encoded by the coding sequence ATGAAAGCGTTTAAAACCTTGAAGGAAAAGTATGCAAACGAATTGACGCTCGCATGCATTTTTATCGCAGTTTTTATCATACTGGGCATTCTCGCGCCGGATAAGTTCTTAACAGCCTATAACCTTGGCTCCATGATGTCGCAAATGCCTGAACTCGGCCTGTTGTCGCTTGGTATGATGGCGGCGATCTTGACCGGGGGAATGAATCTCTCTATTTGCTATATTGCTTCTCTCTCCGGAATATTTGCAGCTTATGTTTTGTCGAGCGATTTTGCGGCGACAAACGTTGGAGCCGGGATCGCGGCGGCAATCGGTGTGGCGATGCTGGCCGCGGTGATAACGGGATTAATTAATGGCGGTGTGATTGCCTATATCGGCGTCGCGGCAATGCTTGTAACGCTTGGAACTATGACACTGTTTCAAGGGATTGCAACCAATATTACCCAAGGCGGGGCAATATCCGGGTTTCCTGAAGAATTTATGGCGCTCGGAGGGGGAAACGTACTTGGAATCCCTGTTCCCATGCTTATTTATATCGGAGCGATCATTGCGGCCTATCTGCTTCTTGAGCGGTCCGCATGGGGATCGCGGGTTTATATGACAGGGTGCAATGAAACAGCAGCGAGATTTTCCGGCGTAAACACAAAGGCCACAGTTTTAAAGGTCTATATATTTTCAAGCGTGATGGCGGCAATTGGCGGACTGATTATGATATCACGCTATAATTCAGCACGCGTTGACTATGGCTCTTCCTATCTAATGATGAGCATTTCGGCGGTAGTCCTTGGTGGCACGAGCATTATGGGAGGCCATGGCTCTGTGATTGGAACGGTGATTGCCGTTGGCATTATCCAGATTGTAACGACAGGGCTGAATGTACTTGGGATCAACCGCTACCTGATCGACATTATTATAGGTGCAATTCTGATTGGCGTGTTAGCAATCCGCTTCCTGAGCAAGAAGCTTTCCGACCGCAATCTTGTGAAAGCCCGGACGGTAAAAGCGGACGTGCAATCAAATACGATTTAA